One genomic region from Terriglobus aquaticus encodes:
- the nadA gene encoding quinolinate synthase NadA, with amino-acid sequence MPITSDTSPLVVLNLPDPATGTQVQTCSAGLDDGPWEHDAEHGYGPGASIADRLPQDAPRQGLIPLEYRRASPAELDLRIRAARHALGERVVLLGHFYQRDEIVQYADFVGDSFQLAQAARTKPNAEAIVFCGVHFMAETADILARPEQAVILPNLAAGCSMADMADIDTVQDCWEELTALYGDGTDANGRAPIVPVTYMNSAANLKAFCGEQGGVVCTSSNADRVLRWAFERGERVLFFPDQHLGRNTGVAMGIPLDEMIVWHPDQPLGGNTPEQLRKAKIILWHGFCSVHKRFTVDQIAMGRQRHPGVRVIVHPECTMEVVNAADEAGSTDYIRKAVQGATEPTTFAIGTEINLVQRLAKEHPQHTIFCLDSIVCPCSTMYRIHPSYLAWVLEALERGEVLNRITVPENIAAPARIALERMLALAPQSQAVAR; translated from the coding sequence GTGCCCATCACCAGCGACACCTCCCCCCTCGTGGTCCTGAACCTTCCCGACCCGGCCACGGGAACCCAAGTACAAACCTGCTCCGCCGGACTCGACGACGGTCCCTGGGAGCACGACGCCGAACACGGCTACGGCCCCGGAGCCTCCATTGCCGACCGCCTGCCGCAGGACGCGCCACGCCAGGGCCTGATCCCGCTGGAGTACCGCCGCGCCTCACCCGCCGAACTCGACCTGCGCATCCGCGCCGCGCGCCACGCCCTGGGCGAGCGCGTCGTCCTTCTCGGCCACTTTTACCAGCGTGACGAGATCGTGCAATACGCCGATTTCGTAGGCGACAGCTTCCAGCTCGCGCAGGCCGCACGCACCAAGCCCAACGCTGAAGCCATCGTCTTCTGCGGCGTGCACTTCATGGCCGAAACCGCCGACATCCTCGCGCGCCCCGAGCAGGCCGTCATCCTACCCAACCTGGCCGCCGGCTGTTCCATGGCCGACATGGCCGACATCGACACCGTGCAGGACTGCTGGGAAGAGCTGACCGCCCTTTACGGCGACGGAACAGACGCAAACGGTCGCGCACCTATTGTGCCAGTGACTTACATGAACTCCGCCGCCAACCTCAAAGCCTTCTGCGGCGAACAGGGCGGCGTAGTCTGCACCTCGTCCAACGCCGACCGCGTCTTGCGCTGGGCCTTTGAACGCGGCGAGCGCGTCCTCTTCTTCCCAGACCAGCACCTGGGCCGCAACACCGGCGTCGCGATGGGCATCCCGCTGGACGAGATGATCGTGTGGCACCCCGACCAGCCGCTCGGCGGCAACACACCCGAGCAACTCCGCAAGGCCAAGATCATCCTCTGGCACGGCTTCTGCTCCGTGCACAAGCGCTTCACCGTCGACCAGATCGCCATGGGCCGCCAGCGTCATCCGGGCGTCCGCGTCATCGTCCACCCCGAATGCACCATGGAGGTCGTGAACGCCGCCGACGAAGCCGGCTCTACCGACTACATCCGCAAAGCCGTGCAGGGCGCGACCGAGCCCACCACCTTCGCCATCGGCACCGAAATCAACCTCGTGCAGCGCCTTGCTAAGGAGCACCCGCAGCACACCATCTTCTGCCTCGACTCGATCGTGTGCCCCTGCTCGACCATGTACCGCATCCACCCCAGCTATCTCGCGTGGGT